The following proteins are encoded in a genomic region of Loxodonta africana isolate mLoxAfr1 chromosome 27, mLoxAfr1.hap2, whole genome shotgun sequence:
- the LOC111749297 gene encoding uncharacterized protein LOC111749297 translates to MPGSHLEHDTQLLLAQLDQMEVTEAEPEALEPGPAPTAKGAQELTLPQELAPGLSPGVHSAPVAAPELHGTPPIMSSAPALAPDRELAERVDPSPGPTPELAPKPLADVNPAPVPVPTLESEGAQVFPQLHHQHQMEIQMKRWIPIRSHLQNGILDRQLTSILLLLQDRRSTEHQLFRHELQLWQQMGNPLEVHILKRGHRLSRILDRLVMSILILYRHRSSIEHHPSHQQMESPQESWVFTLGNFQNRLKDHFLSQILLLQQHWSWVQQQVQHHQVEHCHLTDSLLKDWILSLGQDHNELLDRVLRSITSLD, encoded by the exons atgccaggctcacatCTGGAGCATGATACCCAACTTCTCTTGGCACAGCTGGATCAAATGGAGGTCActgaggcagagccagagg CTCTAGAGCCGGGGCCAGCGCCAACTGCAAAAGGAGCTCAAGAGCTAACTTTGCCCCAAGAACTGGCTCCTGGACTATCTCCTGGGGTACATTCTGCTCCTGTAGCAGCACCAGAGCTCCATGGCACACCACCTATCATGTCATCAGCTCCAGCACTGGCACCAGATAGAGAGCTGGCTGAACGGGTGGatccctctcctgggccaactCCAGAACTGGCTCCCAAACCACTGGCTGATGTCAATCCTGCTCCTGTTCCTGTTCCAACACTGGAGTCTGAAGGAGCCCAGGTCTTCCCCCAGCTCCACCACCAGCATCAGATGGAGATTCAGATGAAGAGGTGGATTCCCATCCGGAGCCACCTCCAGAACGGGATCCTGGACCGCCAGCTGACATcgatcctgctcctgctccaagACAGGAGGTCAACAGAGCACCAGCTATTCCGTCACGAGCTTCAGCTCTGGCAGCAGATGGGTAACCCGCTGGAGGTTCACATTCTTAAGCGGGGCCACCGCCTTAGCCGGATCCTGGACCGCCTGGTGATGTCCATCCTGATCCTGTACCGACACCGAAGCTCAATAGAGCACCACCcatcccatcaacagatggagaGCCCTCAAGAGAGCTGGGTTTTTACCCTGGGCAACTTCCAGAACAGACTCAAGGACCACTTCCTGAGTCAGATCCTGCTCTTGCAGCAACATTGGAGCTGGGTACAACAACAGGTCCAACATCACCAAGTTGAGCACTGCCACCTGACAGACAGCCTGCTGAAAGACTGGATTCTCTCCCTGGGCCAAGACCATAATGAGCTCCTGGACCGCGTGCTGAGGTCCATCACAAGCCTGGACTAA